TATTGTTAGCGTCATTTTCAAACCTGAGCAACTGATAACTGATTTCTCCGGCTTGCTTTCGGATTTGGGCTGCGTCATCAAAAATTGTTTTCCATGCTGAGTAATCTTCGACTTCGTGAATAATAAGAACGTATTGCATATCTCCCTTTGAATTCTCCCTACGAATAGCTTTTGCGATCGCCTTCTACCGCAAATACTTCCTCTTGATATCTACGATAGAGAGTAGATAGGTGCGATCGGGCAAGGTTATACCTAATAGTATAAAACTGCTCCTGTGCCTTGTTCTTTAGGATTTATTGATGATGCGATCGCCTTGAAATTTATCTCAGCAACCAGGACAATGGTATTTTCTGGTAACGCCCAGTATCACCAGGTGCGAGTGGAAGAGTTGGTTGGCGAGTAAGTCCTACATCGAGTGTTCTGGTGTATGCCTAAGTTAGGCGGCAAATAATATACGACATTTGCTGCTGTGATAAATCCGTTAGTGGTAATATTCAATTTCGTTAATGAATTCACAGTATTCGATGGGAACAGTTCTCACTCGTGGTTTGCCAAGAACCGTATCAGAAATTTGCCCATACCAAATAGCATAATGGTCTTCCGGAATGTTTTCATCATCTGGAAGCCCCACGACAATCCCAACGGAGCCACCTACATTAACGAATTTTCCGAGCACATCCTTCTCGTTCATAGATGACGCCTAACAGTGAAACTTAACAACGGCAATTAACCTTTGTGACCTAAACCAAAAAGTAATGTTTTGATTCTAATCCGCAGTCACTTTTATTTATCTTAAACAGAAGTTTTTTCAAGAAGAAAGCGTGGCAAGTCTTCTTCAGAAAGCCATCTTCGGCATATATTTAGTGTGTTTAACCATTCGTCTATAACTAGGCTTTCTTTCTGCGAATGTTCGTTACGATATCCCACACTGAGATTAACGCCAGTAATTTCTCGGCACAACGTGACAATATCAGTATAGGCAAAGCGATCGGGTTCTGTATATCCGGTTGTACGCTGCACATAGTTTCGGAATTCATCTGTGCCAACCGAGTAACACTTAAAGTCTGAGCCATGCCGACGATCTAGTTGGATCATAAATTGGTGTTGAGTATTGATCTCGTCTGCAATATCAGAATTTTTTGGATCACTCATTAACCAGTTACTTCCTAAACCTCCTGATTCCTCGCCATCAGTTATTAGTAGTGAATGACCTAAATCCTTGAGTAAATACAATATTGCACATCCTGCTCTGTCATCAGCTCCAATTCCATAGACTGAGCTTGAAGATTGAAAAACACCGTTAGAGAAAATTAGTTCATGTTTTGCATCTTCAGGTATCTCAATAGAATTATCCCAAACTGTATCAGCATGAGCCACCAGCAAAACTTTATCCTTGCGCTGCCCTTTGATGTAAAGAAACCGCTCTGGCCGTTCTCCTCGGAAAACGATCTCTCTATTAGGGATGCTTAAAAAGTATTGAAAAATAGGTTCTGAATCTTCTAGTGGAATTTCTAGAAACTTTTTGAGAATCTCAATATCGTTCATTCTTGAGGGTTAGAAACTTTTGCAGAGTTTATATTCCTATATAATCACAATTTACAATAGAGCCGACACAGCACATCTTCCATGCTAATCTCGACTTTAGTTGTCTAGTGCGATCGCTTATGGGTAGCCAATCTACAGCCAAAACTATTTTTCTGCTCGCCTCTATGGTAGTTTGGCTCATCGTTGGGGCGGCACTGATATATCTCTCTCCTCTGCTTGCAGATCTATTGGTGTCCTCTGATCGCACCCATCTCTGGATGACGAACCTCAGCCGTGGTGGTTACGACCCTATGTGGGCTGAGATTGGCGGAGGCATTGCTCTGGCTATCAACATAGTGGCGAATATCATCTGGTATCAGCGATTTGAAGGAAAGCTTTAGGCCATATATTTTTTAACTCGCTATCTCCTCGTTTCTGCATCGTTTCTATTAGTTAGCGATCGCCAATATCCCTTCTAACTTGATAGAGCTATTTCAAGTTCTTGGGTTGGGCGATCGATCTTCTCTCTGATCTACCATTGGAGAACCGAATTTTACTGAGTAGCTTCCATTGATGTCTACCAATTCACCCTCTCCTAATTTTCTGCGTCGCTTCTATCGGTTAGCGATCGTCAATATCCTTTCTAACTTGATGGTGCCGTTGGCAGGGTTGATAGATGTCGCTTTTTTGGGACACTTGTCTGAAATTCGGCACTTGGCAGGGGTGGCATTAGCGACTGTCTTGTTCAACTATCTCTATTGGACTTTTGGCTTTCTCCGCATGGGCACTACGGGGATGACTGCTCAAGCCGTAGGGAAGGGCGATCGCGATGGAGTATTGCTTGTCGGTCTGCGGCATGGGTTAGTAGCGTTAGGGATAGGCTTGGTAATTTTGTTGCTGCAAGTGCCATTGCGGGCGATCGGGTTTACCCTGCTCAGCGCCACAACGGACGTAAAGCTAGCGGGCCAAGCTTATTACAACGCCTTGATTTGGGGTGCTCCAGCCACACTGATTAACTATGTATTGATGGGTTGGTTTTTGGGGCGAGAGCAGAGCGGTAAAGTCTTGTTGCTCTCTGCCATTAGCAGCCTCACGAATTCTTTTATGGATTACTTCTTTGTGGTGCGTTGGGGTTGGGAAAGTGCAGGGGCGGGAGCTTCTACTACATTGAGCCAATATCTCATGTTATTCACTGGTATGTGGCTTGTATGGCGAGAAATTCGGTGGTCGCAGGTACAGGCGATCGCTCCTAAAATTTGGGAACCTGTCACCCTCAAAGCTGCATTCACGCTCAATCGTCAGATTCTCATCCGTACCTTTGCGCTAATTTCTACCTTTGCCATCTTTACCAACCTCAGTTCTACCTTTGGCACCACTGTCTTAGCCACCAACACGGTTTTGCTGCAAGTCGTGACGTTAGCGGCTTACTTTATTGATGGCCTCGCCTTTGCCACTGAAAGTTTGGCGGGTATCTTTCGGGGTCAAGGCACAAATGAGCAATTACGATTACTGCTGTGGATTTCGGGTGGTACCAGTTTTGTCTTGGGGTTGGGATTCGCGATCGCCTTTATCCTCAGTCCTAGCTTCTTCTTCGGACTGCTCACCAACCACACCGATGTTTTGCACGGAATCAATCAGTATGTGGCGTGGCTATTGCCTGTTCTCAGTTTTGGTTCGATCGCTTATATGCTGGATGGTTATTTTATTGGCTTAACAGCAGGAAAAATTTTGCGAAAGTCGGTGGTGGTAGCGGCTGTGGTGGGTTTCGCACCTATGGCGATCGCGGCTTGGTACTGGCAAAATACCCATCTTTTGTGGTTCGCGCTGACTCTATTTATGACCACAAGAGCTTTGATGCTGGGGAAACAAGTGCCTGAATCTTTGCGATCGATTTAGTGATTGGGAGACTGCTTGAATTCTATTTTGAATGTGCAGTAGCAGCCTCCCCAAAAAAATTTATCTGGGCAAACTGCCTATACTCAAAGGCACCATCTCTCCTTTGGTAGTAAAGCCCAATAACATGGATTCTTGCGGTCGAATTAACTTGCCTGTCAGAGCGCAGCGTTCTTCCTGTTGAGCCGTGGCATCGACGCTGGCTCGGATATCGGAGAGTGAAATTTGGGGTTGAGCGTTGCCAGATTTCTGCCGCACGAAGTCCCACAAAATGTCGCGAACCAATGCCTGATAGCCTTGATTGCCTGACAATTCCTTCAAGTGCTCTTTTAGCTCGCGTTCCAAGCGAATACTAGTAACTTCCATTTCGGTGGTGGGGGTGCGAGTAATCGTATGCATGATTTTTTCCTCTAAAGATCTGGACATGCTTGTAATACAAGTGTAGTATGTAAACAGTCAAATGCAAATTTATCGGTTGAGCGAGTCTTCAGTGAGTCTTTTACCCACCACCCACAATCCACGGCATACGGCCAATTGCCCCGGCAGTTGGAATTCGATAGACATGCCCGTGGAATTTTTGTTGGCGGCAGGCTACGGCCTATCGCTAGCAGCAACGAGTGCAGGCAAAAGATTGGCAGGATCGCAGCGACCATTTGATGGCATTAATCAGCAGCTTGGCCTCAGACAAGAGGCAGGGCGACGAAGCGGGCGGTACAGGTGCAGAAATGCTGTACCCACAAAAGACTAGAAAACTCACCAGCAGTGTTTTCCAGCCCCCGCTTCTACTCAACAGAAGTGGGGGTTTTTAGTATGAGGAGTCAAACCGTGAGGATGACAACGAATGTTTTAGAGCAATCGGTGGTGGTGTTCTCCAAGAACTACCTCCCCCTGAGCCGCATCAACATCAAGCGGGCGATCGCCCTATTGGTAATTGGTAAAGCCGAACCGATGTCCCTAGAAGATCAAGAAGGTGTGGCAGGTTGGCAAGTTCGTTCTCCTAACTTGATCTTTCATGTGCCCAATCACATTCGCCTCACGGTTGCCAGTACAGAGCGACTCTGGAAAATCCCAGCCGTCAGTCGGCGAGAAATTCTGCGGCGTGACCATCACACCTGTCAGTACTGCGGCAGCACCAAGCGTTTGACGATTGACCACATCGTTCCCCGCTCGAAAGGCGGAAAACACACTTGGGACAACGTAGTTATTGCCTGCGAACGGTGTAATCAGCACAAAGGCGACCGCACCCCTCATGAAGCAGGCATGACCCTCCGAAGCAAACCTAAAGCGCCCATTCATCCCACCATCGCTTTCGCTGAACAGTTCTGGCAAGTTCGTAAAGAGGAACCTCCATGCTGAAACTTACCTACACCGACATGGGTTTGCACTTAGAGCGGTTGGCCCAATCTCCTGAGGAGCTAGTAGCCCGACGCGCCATCTTAGCGCTCCGCATGAACCAAAATCTGCATCTTGAGCCTAGCCGAGCTGCCTTCTTGCTCCCTGCCGACCTGCCAGAATTACCGATGCTGGTAGCGACAGTACGACAAGAAAAAGGAGATGCGATCGCCCTCTGCCCCGTCTGCGAGGACTACGTTGAAGTCAGCCTACGCGGTATGTGGATTGCTCCAGAAGTAGATGCTCATGAAGGCACCTTCATCGCAGTCATGAGCGATCGCTTAGAGTTTCTACTCCACAAGCTCTGGCAAGTTAGCCAAACGCAAGTTTCTTTCTTGTTATGAGCGGGTGAGCTAAACCCGCAGCAAAACTAAATTTGTACCATAGGAGAGGGTAGCCATCTATCCTCTCTTATTTTTGATCGTCTTTCTCCTGCTCTGAACACATGCAGTGCCAACTTTGCGATCGCTGTGCTACCGAAGCAATGCCAAAATCAAACCAACGGCTAACAGTCCCATTAGCAAGACTAAAGGCACATAAGTAGAATGTTTTTCTGTACGAGCAGTTGAGAGAAGCCACTTTTCTAACATAAAGCAATCAATCCACTCACCCGTCTCAGCCCGAAAGCTAGTTTTGCGAAGCAGCTTATAGCCTCTCGCCTGATAGAAATCAACAGCCGTGAGCGACGAGGTCACCCACAAAGAGCGATATCCTTTTTCGATCGCGGCTGCTTCTAGTGCTTGTAAAACCTGAGTCCCAATCCCTTGTCGAGCAAACTGAGGATGGGTATAAACTGCGGTGATTTGCTGTCTCTGCGTTGACAAACCGGAGAAACCGACTAGCTCACCTGCGGATTCTGCTAAAAAGATAACCTCATCGCGTCCCCGCCAAGCTGCTTGTCCTGTAACTAATGCCTGAATTTGCTGGGCATTGTAGTTAGTAGAACTGAGGATTTCCAAAGCTTGGGTTTGTAACTCAATCACGCGATCGAGGTCTTCTGGTCGAGCTAGACGGATCTGGATGTCCATGCCCTAGCGAGACTGATAATATTTGTACTGCCGAGTCTTGGTGAGATACTCTAAGTAGCCTTGACGCGGCTCATAGCGAAAGTAGCCGTTGGCTTCGGAAGCATCATCATCAAATGCCATCCAATACGGGCCTAGCTCTTTGGTAGTGATTTTACGAGTCAGGCAACCACGGGCATTACAGGTTTTCGTGGTGGTGTTGGTCAGAGTAATGGTTTCTTTGCCATCGTTTCGTACATAAGTCCCCAGCGGAATCATCTCCGATAAAGTTGCACCTTCAGGCCACCAAGCCTGAGTCGGCGGAGCAACCACCATGCCGATCACAAAAGTAATAGCAGTTAGCGCAAGGGAGGGTAATAGTCTCATCAGAGGTTGGCGACGCGACGCGATCGCTGAGTTTTGAGTGCCATTTAGCACCACTTTGAGCAATAGCTACCGTCTATTAGTGGCTGATTGCGGATGCTGTTCCTAAAATTCCCTAATTGCTGACGTCGCTAGCGATACCGTGATGTTGATTTTATTCTTTGGCGATCGCGAATTATGGCTAACGCATAGAGGGCGATCGCCTTTAGGCATCAAAGGTTAGAGTTATCGAGTTCTATTAGCCGGGATACGCTCGCTCTCAGCCCCAATCCATTGCTGCACATTGACCGCAGCATCTATTTTGGCCTCTAAATCTGTCAGCTTTTGGGGAGCATCGGGTGAAGCTAGGTAATGATACACTGTTTTGGATTTACGGCCCATCTGGAAGGAAGTAATCGCAGAAGGAGCATCGGTAGGCCCGCCTTCATATCGATCTTGCAAGTTGAAGTATTGAATCCGTTGAAACTCCAGCATCAGTTGTCTCGCTTTCATTGGGCTAATTCGGGTAGTTCTAGTCCCTTTAACCTTGACGAACTGGTTTCCTTCGTAAATAACTCTGCCATCAGCGTAAACGGTCAACTTGTACATCGGGCAGAACCCAAAACAAGCTGTGCGTTCTAAGGTGATCACAGA
This region of Trichocoleus desertorum NBK24 genomic DNA includes:
- the gntT gene encoding guanitoxin biosynthesis MATE family efflux transporter GntT, with protein sequence MSTNSPSPNFLRRFYRLAIVNILSNLMVPLAGLIDVAFLGHLSEIRHLAGVALATVLFNYLYWTFGFLRMGTTGMTAQAVGKGDRDGVLLVGLRHGLVALGIGLVILLLQVPLRAIGFTLLSATTDVKLAGQAYYNALIWGAPATLINYVLMGWFLGREQSGKVLLLSAISSLTNSFMDYFFVVRWGWESAGAGASTTLSQYLMLFTGMWLVWREIRWSQVQAIAPKIWEPVTLKAAFTLNRQILIRTFALISTFAIFTNLSSTFGTTVLATNTVLLQVVTLAAYFIDGLAFATESLAGIFRGQGTNEQLRLLLWISGGTSFVLGLGFAIAFILSPSFFFGLLTNHTDVLHGINQYVAWLLPVLSFGSIAYMLDGYFIGLTAGKILRKSVVVAAVVGFAPMAIAAWYWQNTHLLWFALTLFMTTRALMLGKQVPESLRSI
- a CDS encoding DUF6438 domain-containing protein, whose product is MSRLNYALTGAIASSASHNLVTKFIHLEQPVGWNVQARNGFLISSDRFSEGTVMRPSIFLSLSLLLTLSSNALAITAVSPPLKADKTTLLSQVVLQPRRAVRQSVITLERTACFGFCPMYKLTVYADGRVIYEGNQFVKVKGTRTTRISPMKARQLMLEFQRIQYFNLQDRYEGGPTDAPSAITSFQMGRKSKTVYHYLASPDAPQKLTDLEAKIDAAVNVQQWIGAESERIPANRTR
- a CDS encoding GNAT family N-acetyltransferase, with translation MDIQIRLARPEDLDRVIELQTQALEILSSTNYNAQQIQALVTGQAAWRGRDEVIFLAESAGELVGFSGLSTQRQQITAVYTHPQFARQGIGTQVLQALEAAAIEKGYRSLWVTSSLTAVDFYQARGYKLLRKTSFRAETGEWIDCFMLEKWLLSTARTEKHSTYVPLVLLMGLLAVGLILALLR
- a CDS encoding alr0857 family protein, giving the protein MLKLTYTDMGLHLERLAQSPEELVARRAILALRMNQNLHLEPSRAAFLLPADLPELPMLVATVRQEKGDAIALCPVCEDYVEVSLRGMWIAPEVDAHEGTFIAVMSDRLEFLLHKLWQVSQTQVSFLL
- a CDS encoding HNH endonuclease, whose translation is MTTNVLEQSVVVFSKNYLPLSRINIKRAIALLVIGKAEPMSLEDQEGVAGWQVRSPNLIFHVPNHIRLTVASTERLWKIPAVSRREILRRDHHTCQYCGSTKRLTIDHIVPRSKGGKHTWDNVVIACERCNQHKGDRTPHEAGMTLRSKPKAPIHPTIAFAEQFWQVRKEEPPC